A region from the Planctomycetaceae bacterium genome encodes:
- the trpS gene encoding tryptophan--tRNA ligase — protein MKVLSGIQPTGRFHWGNYFGAIRQYIELQGNEQAFYFIADLHALTTVRDPQVLRQNVRDAALDLLALGLDPEKATLFRQSDIPEVPELTWLLLTITQMHLLEKCVSYKDKKERGIAADAGLFTYPVLMAADILIYDSDLVPVGADQIQHLEVTRDIAQRFNSMFGETLVLPKPHVLDSSAKVPGTDGEKMSKSYNNTIPIFESPKKLRKLINSIRTDSTALEDPKNPDTCAVFDLFRLFASPEQQQTLADRYRAGGMGYGEAKSTLFDAAMEYFSTAFDRRADLEARPDDVEDILRQGTARARAKAAEVLDRAKSACGLKA, from the coding sequence ATGAAAGTCCTTTCCGGCATTCAGCCCACCGGCCGGTTTCACTGGGGCAACTACTTCGGAGCCATTCGGCAGTACATCGAACTGCAGGGCAACGAACAGGCGTTTTATTTCATCGCCGACCTGCACGCGCTGACGACCGTGCGGGATCCGCAGGTGTTGCGTCAAAACGTCCGTGACGCCGCTCTGGACCTGCTGGCTCTGGGGCTGGATCCGGAAAAAGCGACGCTGTTTCGTCAGTCTGACATTCCGGAGGTGCCGGAGCTGACGTGGCTGTTGCTCACGATCACTCAGATGCACCTGCTGGAGAAATGTGTTTCGTATAAGGACAAGAAGGAACGCGGGATCGCGGCCGACGCGGGTTTGTTCACTTATCCGGTGCTGATGGCGGCCGATATTCTGATCTATGACAGCGATCTTGTTCCTGTCGGAGCCGACCAGATTCAGCACCTGGAAGTGACTCGCGACATTGCTCAGCGGTTCAATTCGATGTTCGGTGAAACGCTGGTTCTGCCGAAACCGCACGTGCTGGATTCGTCGGCGAAGGTACCGGGGACCGACGGCGAAAAGATGTCCAAAAGCTACAACAACACGATTCCGATTTTCGAGTCCCCCAAAAAGCTGCGGAAGCTGATCAACAGCATTCGTACCGACAGCACTGCTCTGGAAGACCCGAAGAACCCGGACACCTGCGCGGTGTTCGATCTTTTCCGGCTGTTTGCTTCCCCTGAACAACAACAAACTCTGGCTGACCGTTACCGTGCCGGCGGAATGGGTTACGGTGAAGCGAAGTCGACACTGTTTGACGCGGCGATGGAATACTTCAGCACGGCGTTCGACCGGCGAGCGGACCTGGAAGCTCGCCCCGACGACGTGGAAGACATCCTGCGCCAGGGCACCGCTCGCGCGCGAGCCAAAGCTGCGGAAGTGCTCGACCGGGCAAAGTCGGCCTGCGGACTGAAGGCGTAG
- a CDS encoding dihydroorotate dehydrogenase, producing MPQLAVQLNRLSLANPILVASGTFGYAKEMSPFVDFTKLGGVIPKTVTPLPRPGNAPPRTIETASGMLNSIGLDNDGFDQFVEVKLPYLTSLGTALIVNIAAKTSEEFHRMAVTLNQAGGIAAVELNISCPNVSGGVDFGTNPDLAAEVVAAVRSAGPLPVIAKLTPNVTSVVPIAESVAAAGADAVSLINTFQGMAIDWRRRKPVLGNVFGGLSGPAIKPLALRIVCQVARAVDIPIIGVGGIQCLDDVMEFLVAGATAIQVGTANFYNPGIANQLVAELGRVLDEHGIARVSDLVGTLEIGE from the coding sequence ATGCCGCAGCTTGCCGTCCAATTGAACCGCCTGTCGCTGGCCAACCCGATTCTGGTGGCTTCCGGGACGTTTGGCTACGCGAAGGAAATGTCGCCGTTTGTCGACTTCACAAAGTTGGGCGGCGTGATCCCAAAGACGGTCACTCCGCTGCCGCGCCCTGGCAACGCTCCGCCGCGAACGATCGAGACGGCCAGCGGAATGCTGAATTCCATCGGACTCGACAACGACGGATTCGACCAGTTTGTTGAAGTGAAGCTGCCGTACCTGACAAGTCTGGGCACGGCTCTGATCGTCAACATCGCCGCGAAGACCAGCGAGGAATTTCATCGCATGGCGGTCACGCTGAATCAGGCCGGCGGAATCGCGGCTGTTGAACTTAACATCTCCTGCCCCAACGTGTCCGGCGGAGTCGACTTCGGCACCAATCCGGACCTGGCCGCGGAAGTCGTCGCCGCCGTACGCAGCGCCGGTCCGCTGCCGGTGATCGCCAAGTTGACTCCCAACGTGACCAGCGTCGTCCCGATTGCCGAAAGCGTCGCCGCCGCCGGCGCGGACGCCGTGTCGCTGATCAACACGTTTCAGGGCATGGCGATCGACTGGCGGCGAAGAAAACCGGTGCTCGGCAACGTCTTCGGCGGACTCAGCGGCCCCGCCATTAAACCTCTGGCACTCAGAATCGTCTGCCAGGTCGCGCGGGCCGTCGATATTCCCATCATTGGCGTCGGCGGAATTCAGTGTCTGGATGACGTGATGGAATTTCTGGTGGCCGGAGCCACGGCGATTCAGGTGGGAACCGCCAACTTCTACAATCCCGGAATCGCCAATCAACTTGTCGCGGAACTTGGCCGCGTGCTCGACGAACACGGCATCGCACGCGTCAGTGATCTGGTCGGCACGCTGGAGATTGGGGAATAG
- the groES gene encoding co-chaperone GroES, whose amino-acid sequence MAKKASSGGIRIVPLGDRVVLKRAEAEAKTAGGIVLPDSAQGKPQRGEVVAIGDGHVNDKGERVPLTVKEGDKVIFSSYAGDEISLGDEEYLLLRESDIMATI is encoded by the coding sequence ATGGCGAAGAAGGCTTCTTCGGGGGGCATCCGCATCGTGCCTCTGGGCGATCGTGTGGTGCTGAAGCGAGCTGAAGCTGAAGCAAAAACGGCGGGCGGCATCGTGTTGCCGGACTCCGCTCAGGGCAAGCCGCAGCGCGGCGAAGTTGTGGCCATCGGAGACGGCCACGTCAATGACAAGGGCGAACGAGTTCCCCTGACCGTCAAGGAAGGCGACAAAGTGATCTTCAGTTCCTACGCCGGCGACGAAATCAGCCTCGGGGACGAAGAATATCTGCTGCTTCGCGAAAGCGACATCATGGCGACGATCTAG
- a CDS encoding SAM-dependent methyltransferase, with amino-acid sequence MTTQTLQQPLVSWEQDYQDRINPELMTRLLRASIPVLEESDWRVTVVEDGYCEAVLPLNKATTNQHGTHQAALISLSADYTGGLALATLLRGVPLAGIHRCRDDQSASLWLAGMNVKYKNPSSGHLTCVCEINPDQAADIRSRYFSGRRVLATLEVNFYSNGDLAAVAEMKYFAQPTSQLLPSQSNPSRSTLFCHKLKASARMIAGLRALTSDHQKITVTCPEASTMAGPHGALLAARLQSVLPQLKDMVLARTQHIDGTIRGVADLKQVVTLGVGLDMRCLRHAAEQPNVTFFEIDLPEMIAERKRAAAMLPSDLSDRRTLLEADFRFDDLEQVIGGHPEFDRNAATVFLYEGCSMYFTEAENQRILLSLLDLMRHPASCLWTDVVSTAVVSGRTNNRNITDFLEGMDSLGERFVFGVDDPRVWLASIGFRDCTSIRCDEYLDVQDAVFSTYSFCVARRT; translated from the coding sequence ATGACGACGCAGACACTTCAACAGCCGCTTGTTTCATGGGAACAGGACTACCAGGACCGCATCAATCCAGAGCTGATGACGCGACTCCTGCGAGCATCCATTCCTGTCCTGGAAGAATCCGACTGGCGGGTCACGGTGGTTGAAGACGGTTACTGCGAAGCGGTTCTGCCTCTGAACAAAGCAACGACGAATCAGCACGGCACGCACCAGGCAGCGCTGATTTCGCTTTCCGCTGACTACACGGGCGGACTGGCTCTGGCCACGCTGCTGCGAGGCGTTCCGCTGGCGGGAATTCACCGGTGCCGCGACGACCAGTCCGCGTCGCTGTGGCTTGCCGGAATGAACGTCAAGTACAAGAACCCCAGTTCGGGCCATCTGACATGCGTCTGTGAGATTAATCCCGACCAGGCGGCCGACATCAGGTCACGCTACTTCAGCGGTCGGCGGGTTCTGGCAACGCTGGAGGTCAACTTCTATTCCAACGGCGACCTGGCGGCCGTTGCGGAAATGAAGTACTTCGCTCAGCCGACGTCTCAACTGCTGCCGTCGCAGTCCAACCCGTCGCGATCGACGCTGTTTTGCCACAAACTCAAGGCGTCCGCCCGGATGATTGCCGGCCTGCGGGCTCTGACGTCGGATCATCAGAAAATCACGGTGACGTGTCCGGAAGCTTCCACCATGGCCGGACCGCACGGTGCTCTGCTGGCCGCTCGACTTCAAAGTGTTCTGCCGCAGCTAAAGGACATGGTGCTTGCCAGAACGCAGCATATCGATGGGACCATCCGCGGAGTTGCTGACCTGAAGCAGGTCGTCACTCTGGGAGTCGGCCTGGACATGCGGTGCCTGCGACATGCCGCCGAACAGCCGAACGTCACGTTCTTTGAAATCGACCTTCCGGAAATGATCGCCGAACGCAAACGCGCGGCGGCGATGCTTCCCAGTGATCTCAGCGATCGGCGCACGCTACTGGAAGCGGATTTTCGATTCGACGACCTGGAACAGGTGATTGGCGGGCATCCGGAGTTCGACCGAAACGCCGCCACCGTCTTCCTCTATGAAGGCTGTTCGATGTACTTCACGGAAGCGGAGAACCAGAGAATCCTTCTGTCCCTGCTGGATCTGATGCGCCACCCGGCAAGCTGTTTGTGGACCGACGTGGTCAGCACGGCGGTTGTCTCGGGCAGGACGAACAACAGAAACATCACAGACTTTCTGGAAGGAATGGATTCGCTGGGTGAACGATTCGTTTTCGGTGTCGACGATCCCCGTGTGTGGCTGGCATCCATCGGTTTTCGAGACTGCACGTCCATTCGCTGCGACGAATATCTCGACGTCCAGGACGCCGTGTTCAGCACCTACAGCTTCTGTGTTGCCAGGCGAACCTGA
- the csrA gene encoding carbon storage regulator CsrA — protein sequence MLVLSRKKDEKIVIGDSITLMVIEIRGDKVRLGIDAPRDVTVHREEIYEAIKREAKEQTQPE from the coding sequence ATGCTTGTACTCAGCCGAAAAAAAGATGAGAAGATTGTGATCGGTGACTCCATCACGCTGATGGTCATCGAAATCCGGGGCGACAAGGTTCGCCTGGGCATCGACGCGCCGCGGGACGTTACGGTCCACCGCGAAGAGATCTACGAAGCGATCAAGCGCGAAGCCAAAGAACAGACGCAGCCCGAATAG
- a CDS encoding outer membrane protein transport protein, producing the protein MNSRISATIVMALAVSALPGPSRVCAQGIHVSAVGPVNRSMGGAGTAAPLDSMGSLFWNPASISGLGESELSVGVAGVLPVLETESLIPGFGSGVTSAEPGVTPLPNVGWVHHDDESATSFGLGVFCAAGFRTNFPASTTNPVFLPQSNSPGIPGGLGRVYSQAGFLEIIPTVSHQVTDNVSVGIGPTLTLGELIADPLVFAAPDDADGSGAPRYPAGRGSRTHWGGGLQAGAYYADESGLHLGASVKSPQWMETFRYHSEDEIGLPTVGRIDMDLPMIVSLGAAWSGTDRFVVATDVRYFDYGNTDGFRLSGFNADGSVAGLGWKSVFSVATGVQYEASRNLLVRLGYTFNQNPIPDAVSFFSVAAPLYYQHQLHAGASWRLVGNVWLSAAYSYYLPSEITGPIVTPLGAFPGSNVTNRESVHIADFGITVRY; encoded by the coding sequence ATGAATTCCAGGATCTCGGCAACAATTGTTATGGCGCTGGCCGTTTCTGCGCTGCCTGGTCCTTCCCGAGTTTGCGCGCAGGGTATTCATGTTTCGGCTGTCGGCCCGGTCAACCGTTCCATGGGAGGAGCCGGTACGGCAGCGCCGCTGGATTCGATGGGGTCGCTGTTCTGGAATCCGGCATCGATTTCCGGACTTGGTGAATCAGAACTCAGCGTCGGCGTCGCGGGCGTGCTGCCCGTGCTGGAAACGGAATCGCTGATCCCCGGATTTGGTTCGGGCGTGACATCCGCGGAGCCGGGCGTGACGCCGTTGCCGAACGTCGGCTGGGTTCACCACGACGACGAATCAGCGACATCGTTCGGACTGGGAGTATTCTGCGCAGCGGGATTTCGAACGAACTTTCCGGCGAGCACCACGAATCCCGTCTTCCTGCCGCAGTCGAACAGTCCCGGTATCCCAGGCGGGCTGGGACGGGTTTACTCACAAGCAGGATTTCTGGAAATCATCCCGACCGTTTCACATCAGGTCACTGACAACGTGTCCGTCGGAATCGGGCCCACGCTGACGCTGGGAGAACTGATTGCCGACCCGCTGGTGTTCGCGGCTCCGGACGATGCCGACGGCAGCGGTGCTCCGCGATATCCGGCCGGACGCGGCTCGCGAACTCACTGGGGCGGAGGACTTCAGGCGGGAGCCTACTACGCCGATGAAAGCGGTCTGCACCTTGGAGCTTCCGTCAAGAGTCCGCAATGGATGGAGACCTTTCGATATCACTCGGAAGACGAAATCGGTCTTCCAACGGTCGGCAGGATCGACATGGACCTGCCGATGATCGTGTCGCTGGGAGCAGCCTGGTCGGGGACGGACAGATTCGTCGTTGCCACCGACGTTCGCTATTTCGATTACGGCAACACCGATGGTTTTCGCCTCAGCGGCTTCAACGCGGACGGATCGGTGGCCGGACTGGGCTGGAAGAGCGTCTTTTCCGTCGCGACCGGCGTTCAGTATGAAGCCAGCCGGAACCTGCTCGTCAGGCTGGGGTACACGTTCAATCAAAACCCGATTCCGGATGCGGTCAGCTTCTTCAGCGTCGCCGCGCCGCTGTATTATCAGCACCAGTTGCACGCGGGAGCATCCTGGCGGCTGGTCGGCAACGTCTGGCTTAGCGCGGCCTATTCGTACTACCTTCCCAGCGAGATCACGGGGCCAATCGTCACTCCCCTCGGAGCTTTTCCGGGGTCGAACGTGACGAACCGCGAGTCGGTGCACATTGCGGACTTCGGCATCACCGTTCGCTATTGA
- a CDS encoding BBP7 family outer membrane beta-barrel protein, with product MFRTNLLRYVLTLMIAAGACSAANAQHFGGAPAFLSPGSGGQITGFRPPQSQYQAPTVDYYVGKAQPLWDDQQPVEKFLTEVAHRSWLRLEYMHWDLDDAGSGNFGAPVNGDTTPTFAVNDIESPTTLRGQALIPQRDLLGLNDVSGVRGTLGVALNGGSLELSVFGTEQGSSQLSYNNLQARRDIENNPRDPAVLRLGTVALPNVVTPLLADGVVSNATAVDGLVYDQSFAATLRGQMWGGEMLLLMDSYIPDDSIQWQWLGGFRYLNYDESAAITGVFNDGGAQIPARVTQIGGNTINNIYGPEIGARLSLTSRFLTLSATPRIAFALNDNTSEVYSTGLNAADLTVSRVTANTIDFTPVVQVALLGGTSDPATESGVVASIDTEAIGMAIIAMNGGRQKLGDTIDHSTGIEMLVRIDDVVERGQPLARVFSPEASRHLNAVRAAFKLSDSAVAPALIAGRV from the coding sequence ATGTTTCGTACGAACCTGCTCCGCTACGTTCTCACACTGATGATTGCCGCGGGTGCGTGCTCAGCAGCCAATGCGCAGCACTTCGGAGGTGCTCCGGCATTTCTGTCGCCGGGTTCCGGTGGTCAGATTACCGGGTTTCGTCCGCCGCAGTCTCAGTACCAGGCTCCCACGGTCGACTACTACGTCGGCAAGGCTCAGCCGCTGTGGGACGACCAGCAGCCGGTCGAAAAATTCCTCACCGAAGTCGCTCACCGAAGCTGGCTGCGGCTGGAATACATGCACTGGGATCTGGATGACGCCGGCAGCGGAAACTTTGGTGCGCCCGTCAACGGCGACACCACTCCGACGTTCGCCGTCAATGACATCGAATCTCCCACAACTCTGCGCGGCCAGGCGCTGATCCCCCAGCGCGATCTGCTGGGGCTGAATGACGTTTCCGGTGTTCGGGGTACTCTGGGAGTCGCACTGAACGGCGGTTCGCTGGAATTGAGCGTTTTCGGAACGGAACAGGGCAGCAGTCAACTGAGCTACAACAACCTGCAGGCTCGCCGCGATATCGAAAACAATCCCCGGGACCCCGCCGTTCTGCGTCTGGGCACCGTCGCCCTGCCGAACGTCGTGACTCCGCTTCTGGCCGATGGCGTCGTTTCCAACGCGACCGCCGTGGACGGCCTGGTCTACGACCAAAGCTTCGCCGCGACGCTGCGGGGACAGATGTGGGGCGGCGAAATGCTGCTGCTGATGGATTCCTACATCCCCGATGACAGTATCCAGTGGCAGTGGCTCGGCGGTTTTCGCTATCTGAACTACGACGAATCGGCAGCCATTACCGGTGTCTTCAACGACGGCGGAGCTCAGATTCCGGCACGAGTGACTCAGATTGGCGGCAATACCATCAACAACATCTACGGCCCGGAAATCGGTGCCCGCCTGTCGCTCACGTCCCGGTTCCTGACACTGAGCGCGACGCCGAGAATCGCGTTCGCTCTGAACGACAACACGTCGGAGGTCTACAGCACCGGTCTGAATGCGGCCGACCTGACAGTCAGCCGGGTAACCGCGAATACGATTGACTTCACACCTGTTGTGCAGGTCGCTCTGCTCGGCGGCACATCTGACCCCGCGACGGAGTCGGGCGTTGTGGCTTCCATCGATACGGAAGCGATCGGCATGGCGATCATCGCGATGAACGGAGGCCGGCAGAAGCTCGGTGACACGATTGACCACTCGACGGGGATCGAGATGCTGGTCAGAATCGATGACGTCGTGGAACGCGGCCAGCCGTTGGCACGAGTGTTTTCACCCGAAGCGAGTCGCCACCTGAACGCGGTTCGAGCGGCGTTTAAATTGTCAGACTCGGCTGTGGCACCGGCACTGATCGCCGGCCGAGTCTAA
- a CDS encoding response regulator codes for MVAERPRLLVSGDTDEITAEFCRVIGDGIEVVHADGAGPGSPDTSFADAVLFAGQFASRAKDLQVCAQGFMDSVPDALVLVDAEKKVVWHNAVFRSMSGREDSLTGLSFLEALGSPELISPNFSPLENEPGPNQVMSSILKLNDRRFVEFRASRSQLPVGHGQTQPFTSIVLRDVTEEVTGRQKVEAIHKAGIELGNLSPDDVREMSHDQRIDLLKQNILRYTKEILGFETIEIRLLNPATGQLKPLLDVGMQEEAVCRLLFAKETGNGVTGYVAASGQSYLCQDTRSDSLYLTGAAGARSSLTVPLIMHDEVLGTFNVESPGTQSFDQKDLEFLQEFGDVVAVALNQLQLLMAEKFTTATANSQRLRREVARPTDDILYDATSILEKYIGHDPDVCDKLHRILDNTRLIRGNIDKVSEDYNPDTDYGPVVLSLHEERPALKGKRILVADADDSVRESAYNLLFPYGCEVEGIRSGLQACQMARSHHYDVVLADIRLPDMSGYECFCKVRSINEHMPVILMTGFGWDASHSIVKARQQGLKAVLYKPFRMEQLLTEVEKAVTTPPPVE; via the coding sequence GTGGTTGCCGAAAGACCGCGTCTGTTGGTGTCCGGTGATACGGACGAAATCACGGCCGAATTCTGTCGTGTGATTGGCGACGGGATTGAAGTCGTTCACGCGGACGGCGCCGGGCCCGGATCGCCGGATACTTCCTTCGCGGACGCCGTCCTGTTCGCGGGCCAGTTTGCTTCGCGAGCCAAGGACCTGCAGGTCTGTGCTCAGGGCTTCATGGACAGCGTTCCGGATGCATTGGTTCTGGTCGACGCTGAAAAGAAGGTCGTCTGGCACAACGCCGTCTTCCGCTCGATGTCCGGGCGGGAAGATTCGCTGACCGGACTTTCGTTTCTGGAAGCGCTCGGCAGCCCGGAACTGATCAGTCCCAATTTTTCGCCGCTGGAAAACGAGCCTGGCCCGAATCAGGTCATGTCCAGCATTCTGAAACTGAACGACCGCCGGTTCGTGGAATTCCGGGCGTCGCGGTCGCAGCTTCCGGTGGGGCACGGTCAGACTCAGCCCTTCACGTCGATCGTCCTGCGAGACGTCACCGAAGAAGTCACCGGTCGTCAAAAAGTCGAAGCGATTCACAAGGCGGGCATCGAACTGGGTAACCTGTCGCCGGACGACGTCCGGGAGATGTCACACGACCAGCGGATTGATCTGCTGAAACAGAACATCCTGCGATACACGAAGGAAATCCTTGGCTTTGAAACCATTGAGATTCGCCTGCTGAATCCCGCCACCGGGCAGTTGAAGCCGCTGCTGGATGTGGGAATGCAGGAAGAAGCCGTCTGCAGGCTGCTGTTCGCAAAGGAGACCGGCAACGGAGTCACCGGCTATGTCGCGGCCAGCGGTCAGAGTTATCTGTGCCAGGATACCCGTTCGGATTCGCTGTATCTGACAGGTGCGGCGGGAGCTCGCAGTTCACTGACCGTGCCGCTCATCATGCACGATGAAGTTCTTGGCACATTCAACGTCGAAAGCCCGGGAACGCAGTCGTTCGATCAGAAGGACCTGGAGTTTCTGCAGGAATTCGGCGACGTTGTGGCGGTCGCACTGAATCAACTGCAGTTGCTGATGGCGGAAAAATTCACGACCGCGACCGCAAACTCACAACGGCTGCGGCGAGAAGTCGCAAGGCCCACGGACGACATCCTGTACGACGCCACATCGATCCTGGAAAAGTACATCGGCCACGATCCCGACGTCTGCGACAAGCTGCACCGAATCCTGGACAACACCAGACTGATCCGCGGAAACATCGACAAGGTGTCGGAGGACTACAACCCGGACACCGACTACGGCCCGGTCGTGTTGTCACTTCACGAGGAACGTCCCGCTCTGAAGGGAAAACGCATTCTGGTGGCCGACGCCGATGACAGCGTTCGCGAATCCGCCTACAACCTGCTGTTTCCCTACGGCTGTGAAGTGGAGGGAATTCGCAGCGGTCTACAGGCCTGCCAGATGGCCCGAAGCCATCATTATGACGTCGTGCTGGCCGACATCCGACTGCCGGACATGTCGGGGTATGAGTGCTTCTGCAAGGTGCGCAGCATCAATGAGCACATGCCCGTGATTCTGATGACGGGATTCGGCTGGGACGCATCTCATTCCATCGTGAAGGCTCGCCAGCAGGGACTGAAAGCCGTGCTGTACAAGCCCTTCCGGATGGAACAGTTGCTGACCGAAGTCGAAAAAGCCGTAACGACGCCGCCACCTGTGGAATGA
- a CDS encoding amidophosphoribosyltransferase yields MDELNHECGLAAVFHLPAETASPLIPENCDRNQTSRLIPGMLLDMQNRGQLAAGFTTFNAGRKQLIDTYKELGGVAEVFRMNHPVKYLSLMNEYSGSAAIGHVRYATCGRDDRSYAQPFERHHIARSKWFSFAFNGQLANYPDLKEEILRNSDFHLTRETDTEVINHLICQKFSESPGIDLISLLSSLSEQLDGSWNLVYLNARGEMFASRDPLGMRPLCYAQEGPLFAAASESVALTHLGFNQDCVRTVPPGHAVLVDEQHGVRLEKFADSPRRAHCFFEWIYFANAGSSFDDAGVYLSRKRLGEQLARRETVPIDEDTIVVPVPDTAKAAADSMAFRLGVPSLEGLIRNRYIGRTFIEGSERAGKVRMKYTPLPEIMDGKRVLLVDDSIVRATTLGQLLRLLRERGKAKEIHVRIACPPIIAPCFYGIDMSTVSELFAPEFMAGSAITAEEEQRMAEAIGADTLRYLPVEAVAECVGLPRDSLCQACVDTIYPTAAGSRMYLKALANEKSALANSGGCRHERTYDA; encoded by the coding sequence ATGGACGAACTGAACCATGAATGCGGCCTGGCGGCCGTATTTCACCTTCCGGCAGAAACCGCCAGTCCGCTCATTCCGGAAAACTGCGATCGTAACCAGACGTCGCGGCTGATCCCCGGCATGCTGCTGGACATGCAGAATCGCGGCCAGTTGGCGGCGGGGTTTACGACCTTCAACGCCGGCCGCAAGCAGTTGATCGACACCTACAAGGAACTCGGGGGTGTCGCCGAAGTCTTCCGCATGAATCATCCGGTCAAGTACCTGAGCCTGATGAACGAATACAGCGGGTCGGCGGCCATCGGTCATGTTCGCTATGCCACCTGCGGCCGCGACGACCGCAGCTATGCTCAGCCGTTCGAACGCCACCACATCGCGCGATCCAAATGGTTCAGTTTCGCCTTCAACGGTCAACTGGCCAACTACCCGGACCTGAAGGAAGAGATCCTCAGAAACTCCGACTTCCATTTGACTCGGGAAACCGACACGGAAGTCATCAACCACCTGATCTGCCAGAAGTTTTCCGAATCGCCCGGCATCGATCTGATTTCGCTGCTGAGTTCGCTGTCGGAGCAGCTTGATGGTTCCTGGAATCTGGTTTACCTGAATGCCCGCGGGGAAATGTTCGCGTCGCGCGATCCGCTGGGAATGCGGCCGCTGTGCTACGCTCAGGAAGGACCGCTGTTCGCCGCTGCCAGCGAAAGCGTCGCGCTGACTCATCTGGGTTTCAACCAGGACTGCGTTCGAACCGTGCCGCCGGGTCATGCGGTACTGGTCGACGAACAGCACGGAGTGCGGCTGGAAAAATTCGCCGACAGTCCCCGCCGTGCGCACTGCTTCTTTGAGTGGATTTACTTTGCCAACGCCGGCAGCAGTTTCGACGACGCCGGCGTCTATCTGTCGCGAAAACGGCTGGGCGAACAACTGGCCAGACGCGAAACCGTTCCGATCGACGAAGACACAATCGTCGTGCCGGTTCCGGACACCGCCAAAGCCGCCGCTGACAGTATGGCGTTTCGCCTGGGAGTGCCGTCACTGGAAGGACTGATTCGCAACCGGTACATCGGCCGGACGTTCATCGAAGGATCAGAAAGAGCCGGCAAGGTTCGGATGAAGTACACTCCTCTGCCCGAAATCATGGACGGCAAGCGAGTCCTGCTGGTCGACGATTCCATCGTCCGCGCCACGACTCTGGGGCAACTGCTGCGACTGCTGCGGGAGCGCGGCAAGGCGAAGGAAATCCATGTCCGCATCGCCTGCCCTCCCATTATCGCACCGTGTTTTTACGGAATTGACATGTCCACGGTTTCAGAACTGTTCGCTCCGGAGTTCATGGCGGGTTCCGCCATTACCGCCGAAGAGGAGCAGCGCATGGCCGAAGCCATCGGCGCCGACACGCTGCGCTATCTTCCCGTGGAAGCCGTTGCGGAGTGCGTCGGGCTTCCTCGCGACAGCCTGTGCCAGGCGTGCGTCGACACGATCTATCCAACTGCGGCCGGAAGCCGGATGTACCTGAAGGCTTTGGCCAACGAAAAATCCGCGCTGGCAAATTCCGGGGGATGCCGGCACGAACGGACCTACGACGCCTGA